The following is a genomic window from Bacillus sp. V2I10.
TTACGATAGAAGTATGGATAAAGCCGTGAATGAAATCGGCAGGGTAAGATAATAGGGGGATGAGCAGATGCTGCGTTCGATGATTACAGCTACAAATACATTAGGTCAGCTGCAAAAACAGCTGGATCTGATTGGAAATAACATGGCAAACATTGATACACAAGGCTACAAACGCACTCAAACAGGTTTCTCGGAGCTCCTTAATCAGCAAGTAAACAATGCCGGACTTCAGGACAACCCTGCTGGGCGGTCGACAGCTCTTGGCGTTCGGCCTGGAGTCGGCGCGATAGTGACAGGACAAACCGTGTATACCCAAGGCAGCATCAAGGTGACGGATCGGGAGCTTGACCTTGCCCTGACAAAGCCTGGCCAATACCTGCAAGTAGAAGCAGGCGGCGAGGTCCAGTATACTCGGGATGGAGCTCTATATTTGAATCCTGCAGAGAATGGCAAGCTTCAGCTTGTCACATCTGAAGGCCACGCTGTACTTGATGAAAATCAAAATCTGATTTTCTTTGATGATGCGTTTGAAAAAATGAAGGTAACACCTGATGGCAGATTAACGGCAGTTCCGGGCAATCATTCTGTTCAATTAGGAATAGTTGGGGTAAATCAGCAATCTATGCTTGAAAAACAGGGCGGAAATCGGTACGCTTTAAATGAGAACGCACCAAACGGCACGATCACATTTTTGAACCGTGATCAAATTGGTGTTCAGCAAGGTGCGCTTGAAATGTCAAATGTCGATCTATCAAA
Proteins encoded in this region:
- a CDS encoding flagellar hook-basal body protein, producing MLRSMITATNTLGQLQKQLDLIGNNMANIDTQGYKRTQTGFSELLNQQVNNAGLQDNPAGRSTALGVRPGVGAIVTGQTVYTQGSIKVTDRELDLALTKPGQYLQVEAGGEVQYTRDGALYLNPAENGKLQLVTSEGHAVLDENQNLIFFDDAFEKMKVTPDGRLTAVPGNHSVQLGIVGVNQQSMLEKQGGNRYALNENAPNGTITFLNRDQIGVQQGALEMSNVDLSKEMTELMVAQRSYQLNSKSITMGDQMLGLINSVR